Proteins encoded within one genomic window of Pedobacter africanus:
- a CDS encoding CHAP domain-containing protein codes for MAKTGIFMGIICLGIAGGFGVFDGGGVVDPSRVGMTKRRNDVLRIAQAEVGVRELTGRNDGKRIAEYLAYTGIKVPAAYCSAYVSWCFGQAGYTQPKSAWSPALFPVARIVREPKPADVFGLWFPELNRIAHVGLVVSVKGDWIYSIEGNSSPDGSRNGNGVYQRIRHKKTVSRFADWISNNKI; via the coding sequence ATGGCAAAAACTGGCATTTTTATGGGCATCATTTGCCTTGGTATTGCTGGTGGGTTTGGGGTGTTTGATGGCGGTGGTGTAGTAGATCCCTCCAGAGTCGGGATGACAAAGAGGCGTAATGACGTATTGCGGATAGCGCAAGCCGAGGTTGGCGTGCGAGAACTGACAGGCCGCAATGATGGAAAGCGAATAGCGGAGTATCTCGCTTACACCGGGATTAAAGTTCCGGCGGCCTATTGTAGTGCTTACGTGAGCTGGTGCTTTGGGCAAGCGGGCTATACTCAGCCTAAAAGTGCCTGGTCCCCTGCCCTGTTTCCGGTGGCGAGGATTGTAAGGGAGCCTAAGCCTGCGGACGTGTTTGGCCTCTGGTTTCCAGAGTTAAATCGCATTGCGCATGTGGGTTTGGTTGTCAGTGTTAAAGGCGATTGGATCTACAGCATTGAAGGGAATTCTTCGCCCGACGGCAGCAGGAACGGCAATGGTGTTTACCAACGCATTCGGCATAAAAAAACGGTTAGCAGGTTTGCTGACTGGATTTCGAACAATAAAATTTAA
- a CDS encoding DUF6266 family protein, protein MAKYKNGINGAFSGKIGAVVGASYMGISYIRSLPETTKPATEKQLHQRLKFSVIIAWLQPVLALINIGFQIFTGDKTAMNRAVSYHMKEALIDNGKEVAIDFKKAIFSRGELLVSWILEVLSLASAMLNVKWDNGPESLFNKADDKATFIFYNPQKEKFVSFKGVARRRDKETVLRLPKRFAGDTVHAWMLYINAKGDMVSTSVYLGEIVVV, encoded by the coding sequence ATGGCTAAATATAAAAACGGAATAAACGGAGCTTTCTCCGGAAAAATTGGCGCAGTGGTTGGCGCATCCTATATGGGGATCAGCTACATCCGCAGTTTACCAGAAACAACCAAGCCTGCTACAGAAAAACAGTTGCACCAGCGCTTAAAGTTTAGCGTGATCATTGCCTGGCTACAGCCGGTACTGGCATTGATCAATATTGGCTTTCAAATCTTTACAGGAGATAAAACCGCCATGAACCGGGCGGTAAGTTATCACATGAAAGAGGCACTGATTGATAACGGTAAGGAAGTAGCCATTGACTTTAAAAAAGCGATCTTCAGCAGAGGCGAGTTATTGGTATCGTGGATATTGGAAGTGCTGAGCCTGGCCAGTGCGATGTTGAATGTTAAATGGGACAACGGCCCTGAATCTTTGTTCAATAAGGCTGACGATAAGGCCACTTTTATCTTTTACAATCCGCAGAAAGAGAAATTTGTATCTTTTAAAGGTGTAGCAAGAAGGCGGGATAAAGAAACCGTATTACGGCTGCCGAAAAGGTTTGCCGGGGACACCGTACATGCTTGGATGCTGTATATTAATGCGAAAGGCGATATGGTAAGTACGAGTGTGTATTTGGGCGAGATAGTGGTGGTGTAA